The DNA window ATCCATTTCGGACAATGATATTCCCCTTTATAGATCTTCTTATACAAAGCCATCTGATTTGGATCTTTAAACGGAAGATATCCGGCGATTAGAGCATATAGAATAATCCCACATGACCAAATATCAACCTTAGCCCCATCATACCCTTTCTTAACAAGAATCTCCGGCGCAACATAAGACGGCGACCCACAAATCGTGTGCAACATACCATCCTGTCGGATCTGATCAGTGGCGGCACTAAGTCCGAAATCAGACACTTTTAAATTACCATTTTCATCGATTAATATGTTTTCCGGTTTCAGATCGCGATGATAAACACCACGGGAGTGACAGAATCCGACAGCGGATATTAACTGTTGGAAATATTTACGTCCTGTATCTTCATCAAATCTTCCTTTGGCTACTCTAGCGAAAAGCTCGCCGCCTTTGAGATATTCCATGACGACGTAGATTTTGGATTTGGTGGCGAGGACTTCGAAGAGTCTGACGATGTTTGGATGGTGGAGGCGGCGCATGATGGCGATTTCTCTTTTGATGTTGGAGCTTGTATTAGCGGCGATTTTGGTTTTGTTTATGATCTTAATTGCGACGCTTTGGCcggttgagattgattttgcgTGGTAGACTTTGGCAAAGGCGCCTCGGCCGAGGAGCTTGCGGATTTCGTATTTGTTGAATAAGGTGTTGGTGTGATTATGCCACATTCCGAAGATACCGGCGCCGGCGGTTGGGATTTGGTGATTGGGTTTGGTCTTTGACATTGGACTTACAATGTAGAGACCAAAGAGAAAGAGGCCGATGGATCGGAAAAGCCACTCggtttttttagatattttgttttgttatttaagagagagaaaaaagaggagagagagaatgaaaaagGGCCACAGCAACAGGAGTTTAATTATCTTCTCATCTGGTGAGCCAGGCCACTagaaaattattcatatatataatcatttttggCTATATTTCTTTAACACGTTTTAGGATGccgatcatttaaaaaaataaataattataatttttatatttaacctaaaaaaaaaactcaatcatTATCTAAAAggaatatgtattattttttaaaataattttaaaaaaaaattttgagtccatttttcataaatttaggGATTTATATTACctcacaatttttttaaaaaaattataatatttttatttgaggattgagtttctttttcatttataaagataaacaattttttttttcatcacaCAGATTTGAAtagatattatgtttttttagtttggcattttgttttgttggattggatttttttttaaaatttttataatttaaataatactcTCAATTATGGATAGATCCTTTGATGTTCATACACTCAAATTGTGTTGGTGGTCATTTTTGAGTTTGTGTCATCTCTTacaaaaatagtgaaataattGGATCAtgagttatttttctttttttaataaaaaaaagttattagaaatgatttttcatATGGAGaccttttataattatatatattattctgaTTGTATGAGTTTCTCACTATTTCGGGATTTTTTTTCGGCGTTGTTTAATAACCATCGACTCGactaatgataattttatttgctTCCAAAATATTTGATAGAGATTTTTTCGACAATATTTCATTGACTAGTTCGACTAGATCTACTTCAACACTAGTAgttcataaatttaaatgagTTAGATTTTAGAATGATCATCAACGAACTACATGTAGGTCGATCTTTTGTATtgacaattttattttcataaattgatatatgaatcatcaattatttattttgattgtgtagaaattatttttaattattatttttaatataaaagaaattatcatGAAAGAAAGTAACactattttcttctttttattttcttttctcagcTTTAAAGTTAGTGAGTTTAcaatatatttacttatttaagagaataatactattttcttctttttattttttttctcaactgTAAAGTTAGTGAGTTTAcaatatatttacttatttaagagaaaaaaaaatcttctagAGCATTAttcaaaagttaaaatattatatcattaaaaaatataatttgaatattctttaacaatttttaataagattttgattttcacCAAATATTATGACAGAATTCATAGTTAATTCATGGCATTGTCAACTTTCAAATGTTAAAAACATTGAAACAAGGTTTCTCCTATTGTTGAAAAGGTGTCATTTTAATCTAACACAAcattttctattattaaatGGGTAATCacgttgatttttttttttaattttaaataaataataatggaGGTCAGACAagcaataatattttattattttgtaataaagacgcatctattaattatatttaatgttagttaccaaatttgttgaaatgtctatgtcaaaataataatttttatagactgttttagaaagaaaaacacACACACATGATTTTAGAGAGTAAGGTAAAGTTATCCCCCCAAAAAAGTCTGAAAATGGATGCTCCTTAAGACTTCAAGTGAACATAATACTCACATAAATACTTCACTATGTGGTTGATCACATAAATGGCTTTTATGGGTTGAATCCTAGGGCATCACAAGAGTAACAACTCTGTTTTTTTTAAGGCGACTTTGTTTGTTAATTTGATCCTCAAAAATTCAGAAAGGTCGTGTTTTAGGCCTCGAGATGTATTATTGCTAAAACAGATTTGGGACCTATTCAAGTTTACATCCAGCTAGCTCATCCTTAGCATAAGTACCAACACATATTGAGAATCCtcaaaagattatatataacaaaataaggGTAATTGGGTAACATCTTACATACTGTCTTTTCATCATAAATCCTTGAAAGCTACCATTGGGACTAAGTGTTGAGAGAATGAAATTGTTAAGAGTTTTTGTGGTTACCAAAAGGATAAGATAAACATAAAGGGATCTCCTTATTGCATGTTCCACATTTCCACCCCATTGATAAGAAGATTGCATGTAATGCATGCACGATAATAGTAATGCCACCGAGAATCAAACAGACCTAGTGAACATGAAAGTTCAAAACCAAGGAGAATTGTTTAAGTTTTTTTCCATTCCACTTGGTCCATTGGTCACTTTTtctaaagtgaaaaaaaaaaaactttcagcCAAAACTTGCCAGATGACGAAGTaacaatacataaaataatgaGCAAAAATACATCACTTGGTCGGTCACTTACCAATTCATATCAAAATTTACGTACTGTCATCACCACATTCATATCCCCTTTCTTTCTTTACAAATGATTTGGTTAACTTTTTGCACAACATTAGAAAACATCATGAATCACACTTGGGGGTATATTTAGAATTCAGTCATATTTAGCttctttaaaatagtttaaaaaaaaaaactagttttatGTAGTTCATGAAGTTTTGTAAATATAGATGTGTAAGAAATTATATAAGGTAAGGAAACTTGATTCCAATTATAATATGTTTGGATGAATGTAATTGAAATTGATATAGTATTAacattagaatttttaattttaattctaattcaaaaaaagaattaaagtcATTTACTATTTCATTTCAGAAACTGAAGCTtctgtaataaaaaaaataatttaagataattttcATTTTGGTTGAATTCAGAAAGTTAGTACACTCATAACGTCATAAGACTCataactatataattttttttataattaagtgaCTGAGTAAAAGTCTTTTAATTCAAGATTTTTACTAATTCAGTTATCTTTAGTGGTCAGATTTTCTCTTAAACACGTCAGGACATACGTTgcttataattttaatacaattttgttatttaaaaaaaaaaactaaaatgtgGGTTATTTGGTAGTCCacttttatttaacttttcaGTGTATGACCAAAAAAAGGTAATGTGGACGTCTTCAAATTTGAATTGACGCCCGCCGGCAAATCCGACATGATGAAATTAGAGATTAGATTATAGTATTTGATTTGCATTTGTcttaaggtcttgtttgattgGCCTATTTGACTTTTTTCTTTTGTGACTTTAGTTAGTACTACTGTGACATGCATCTATCATGTATGATGTATCCCTAACGAAAATACTCCCGCCGGAAAGTCCTATTTGGCCAAGGTTTTGtctattttgattattttgattattattattattatcacatTCTCAAGAgtactataattattaattttaggtCCCTTAAATGACTTAGGCCTTCTTCAGATTCGGGGTTTTGAAAAAACTTggagagggaaaaaaataatgattcgtgatgattttgagaaagtgattatttttggtaaaaagactaaAAAAGCattgttataatatatgaataaaataaaaaataataatttaaaataaaagttattttagtattttcgttaatgaaatgagtgatgtaatGGTTGAGAAGAGattgattaaaaattttattttgaataagtttttttaaaaaattcaaagacCTTGATTAGTTTTTTGAATAATGTTTGAGAGTATTATTCTACAATtgaatgattaaatattttttaataatgtttgagTGAATGATTAAATATTGTTAAGAGTcatttgggtttgggttagtgCTAGAGGCGTCCAAAAGAACATTTGAATCCAAGGTATATTTGGGGGTTGTTTGGAACTCCAAATTACAGAATTCTTATAATGGAGGGAAATGCCCCTCCACTAAATTCTCTCATATCCGATCATTTTTACGAACAAACATGATGTATTGAGGAGTTGATTAACACTCTACACAATTTTTAAACTTCATTTAAATAGATGAATGATGGAATTAGTTAAAATCAATTCATAATTGAGAAAAACTGAATCAAAGATGACTTGTGaagtcaaaataattatgatcaTGATTACTCTTTGAGTGAACATGAGTGTTGTATAGAGAGTAACAAGTTCattagagaaaattattaatttgatgtCAACCAATGATATTAATGCCACTAAGAGTGACATCTCATGAGAAGCTTATCGGGTATGTGAAAATACACgaatttatttgagttataaaCAAAGTATGTGTATATCCAAAATTTTCGTCGTTATAATTATTCTAaggatttgtttgatgaatgagttattgagataaaactctatttttatcttaaaacttAATCATCACATCATCAATTTAATCCAtctatttatctattaaaataccaaaattatcattcttttttttaatataaatataattattaaataaaaatctagagaaataaaatgtattttagtcaaaaataaataaaaactaattttttcctACTTTTAATCCAacaatgatttttaaaaaaaaaaaaatccaaacaaaacccaaaaaatcacttcatcaaacaagctctaaatcTATTTGAGGAGGTTCTATCTTGCTTTGAATTATTGAGTAATTGACTCATGCATAGAACAATGCAAATGCATGATCCAATAATTGAAACATGTTATATACTTTTAactattgaattttatttagagTATTTTCTCAAATCATATacattgatgttttttttttttatgtttctagagttttatttatttttaattaatttatgacaaaTCTTGTCATAAGTTGTCCttgaattgttttttattgCTCATCGGcctttttttggtaaaaataatcaatcaatcattttcaaaattaggAGAAGAAGATAACAagaagttataaaataatatttaaatttgattccACTAATTTGACAAAATTACGCCAAAAGTTGAGTTCATATTAATTTTGCATAGACAAAGTCAAggcaaattttatattattttgcatTTTTGTTAGCCTTGATCAAAACAGTCAGTACAACTTTATTGACAAATAAATTTTCATCATTCTATTAGCCcttttaatgattttgaaatgaaatattaCAATTAGGGGTATTTCCTCCAAATTTTCAAAACCGAACTCTTGTGACAAGTATTTCATGGTTAATTTCATAGCCACAAAATTTTTCATCAATGATATTTTTCGCTAATATTGAGTCGGACATTTAGCACCATTTTTCCAACTGATACATTGCCACAATTTTTCAtctattatttgtaaaaaaatccaatatttATTACGATTGCATTTCCATGTAGCGTGTCATTTTTCGTATTTATCATTCTTACTTTTTTATTCTTGTCATATTTTTCACTTTGTATTGGGAACAGAGTCAGTTCTGGCTAAATTCACGTGTTAGGACAGTCCATTCTCTagggtaaaaaaaaatatgttatttagttaaatttattaattattttaacataaatgtGCTATGAGTTtagaatgaaaaaaagaaaaaaatatttaattataagtttaaGTCTCACTagctaaaaataaatttttgaatagatttttaaaaacaaaattagggtAACCaaatttttttcacttttttctaCCTAGTGTTTGGGcaatacaacttttttttaaaacttatattacaatgtagttttattttttagaggCCATCTCTTTTTTTTAGAGGAGAACTACCCTAATGCCCCGTAATTATGTCCCTCTGCTTACAAACTGTTAACCTTTGAGTTCTTCTGACCGTGCTTGAGACGGCCAAGTTAGCTCGCTCCTGGTCTTGGAGGAACTGTTTCTATGTATGTGAGAAATGTGActtattaactatttaattaagaatatatgaatacattttattttaattaaaaaaattcaacatgATTGATTGATGACCCAAATTTTCGAAATATTTGGATAAACAAGACTAGTACGATCCAATATACTTCAACTTAAAatgtttaaactaaataaatgacATTTGTTCTTTCTATTATGAactatttttatcatttgaacTACCTgttttatgttatattagtactttatatatatattaagtttctttgacatttttttttgtaaaaaaattttcaaaatttaatattttttctccttCACTTGTTTTATataccaatttttttatttaatagtttcTCAATCAACTTTctatttaaagaataaaatggtcattcaattttaaaatttcaattatttctttttaaaattaagtaaaacagattttattttatttaaaaataaaattaaaaaattaaccaagatcaaacaaactccCAAACCTCTCAACTCCTTCCAAATTTTACCAggtataattattaattaattaaaatgtataaatcaaagatgaatattttatatataattaattgatagaaagtcaattaattacaataaagacattatataaatacaaataaatgttGAGACGATTAAGTACTAGaatccatatttttatttttaattgcgTGTGAATGTGATTGAAATTTGGCTCAATCACTCTTATTTATCGATTCTTATGAGCTACAACATCACACAAAGAAGGCAACCCTTTCAGTAGCATCCAACATCACAAAGGAGTTTGACATCTATCTTTCATCAAAAgagtaatatctatttatattattagattaagtCCAGTAAGTGGATTACTAGAGATTGGGTCAAAATGTTGGGCCAACAaatacccaacaatctccacattTGACCCAAATTAGTGCAAAACACAATCACGGAATCGCAAGATACATCATCGTCAATTTAATACCACCGAGGCAATAAAgagaatacccaaggtaaactcGTGTCACAAAGACCGGGGCAAAAGCACAAAGAATGCAAAAATCACAAGAAttaaacgcaagagcacaaaaaATGCGAAAAATTACagagatcaaacgcaagagcacaaaacaCGCGAAAAATCACagagatcaaacgcaagagcacaaagcacgcaaaaaatcacaaagatcaaacgcaaaaGTACAAACCACGcgaaaaatcacaaagatcaaacgcaataGCACAAAGCACGcaaaaaatcacaaagatctaacgcaagagcacaaagcatgtgAAAAttacaaagatcaaatgcaagagcacaaagaatgcgaaaatcacaaagatcaatgCAAGAGCataaagcatgcgaaaatcacaaagattaaAGACAAGATCACAAAGATTGAAGGCAAGATCACAAAGCATGTCATTTCCACAAAAGATGAAATTCACAAAGATTGAAGGCAAGATCGCAAAGAATGTCATTTCCACAAAGGatgaaa is part of the Impatiens glandulifera chromosome 1, dImpGla2.1, whole genome shotgun sequence genome and encodes:
- the LOC124916379 gene encoding CBL-interacting serine/threonine-protein kinase 11-like is translated as MSKTKPNHQIPTAGAGIFGMWHNHTNTLFNKYEIRKLLGRGAFAKVYHAKSISTGQSVAIKIINKTKIAANTSSNIKREIAIMRRLHHPNIVRLFEVLATKSKIYVVMEYLKGGELFARVAKGRFDEDTGRKYFQQLISAVGFCHSRGVYHRDLKPENILIDENGNLKVSDFGLSAATDQIRQDGMLHTICGSPSYVAPEILVKKGYDGAKVDIWSCGIILYALIAGYLPFKDPNQMALYKKIYKGEYHCPKWMSSDLKQFLSRLLDTNPATRFSIDQIIQDPWFRKDYKEVAFPTDGEFTFKPDEEDRTGFSLNAFNIISFSSGLDLSCLFDDCTSSENDGERFVSTESPERIIEKVKDVVNVEKGIRLKTNKNWRMEIEGNKLNFLMELEMYRLTDNLVVVDVRRRMGHVELFNELWREKIKLKLSPAGDERKNIQPERSISV